A single genomic interval of bacterium harbors:
- the tsaE gene encoding tRNA (adenosine(37)-N6)-threonylcarbamoyltransferase complex ATPase subunit type 1 TsaE, with protein MKKTIHFTYQQLPTIVAAYQKELKKYDVITVTGGLGAGKTTFIRQLMTLWGVDPMTVTSPTFTYLNTYDAHDGLVIYHFDLYRIGSLSEFKMLGFDEYLYQTDSKAILEWPEPVMSLLTHSVIHLSLEYGNQQDERTLIL; from the coding sequence ATGAAAAAAACGATTCACTTCACCTATCAACAGTTGCCAACTATTGTTGCAGCATATCAAAAAGAGCTTAAAAAGTATGACGTCATAACTGTAACTGGCGGTCTTGGTGCAGGAAAGACAACTTTTATCAGGCAGCTCATGACGTTGTGGGGTGTTGACCCGATGACTGTTACTAGCCCAACGTTTACTTATCTGAACACGTACGATGCACATGATGGACTTGTCATTTACCATTTTGATCTGTATCGCATTGGGAGTCTGTCTGAATTCAAAATGTTAGGTTTTGATGAGTATCTTTATCAAACAGACAGCAAGGCCATTTTGGAGTGGCCAGAGCCAGTTATGTCTCTGTTGACACATTCAGTTATACATCTTTCCCTTGAATATGGCAATCAGCAGGATGAGCGAACGTTGATTTTGTAG
- a CDS encoding transglycosylase domain-containing protein: MKNKKIGIFGTFAAFFLTVIIIVISHIINNIAADFKTGILKRTTDDPSVLYDCNGTVIATFSTGQIRQIYFSQIPKHVWQAFLAVEDRTFFTHNGISYKGIIRSIFINLKSRKKTQGASTITQQLARLLFLDVHKTFKRKITEVIYTFILENHFSKEQILEAYLNNVYFGAGIYGIESAAQEFWGISTEQFSIAQAASLAAIVRHPRYYCPLINPENTLTRRNIVLKAMLECGYITDTEYKTSIVQELNVKPKHREDSYLYIKEMVRAFCKKQGFKDLYHSGYQIRTTIKSETQKNAYTIFKKHCYSLRDQLKLPIDGGLLSLKPDTGQIQALIGGYDFHISQFNRAWNTKRQIGSTLKPFIFAAALIDGKKFEDTEIDEPIELTINNKIWAPQNYNKKHDGLMTRAYALARSNNIIAIKTMLSTNKKTLLNIINALELGHFESIQPSIALGCIDSSLKDVARMFNIFANQGTMVEPYFIEWIKNSRGEKIYQSTIPKKNILPFAITSKVNAVLSHAFKYIYKLNDWKDGIGKTGTTNDCRTCWFVGSTPELTTAIYIGCDNNQPMGTNVYPIKTVVPIWKEFYASLTAQKTAALFSYAHTLKKYCIDVKTGKIVPENNSKTIMLLL; this comes from the coding sequence ATGAAGAATAAAAAAATAGGCATTTTTGGCACATTCGCCGCCTTTTTTTTAACAGTAATTATCATTGTGATATCACACATAATAAACAACATCGCAGCAGACTTTAAAACAGGAATACTCAAACGCACCACCGATGATCCTTCGGTACTCTACGATTGCAATGGAACAGTCATTGCAACATTTTCTACTGGACAGATAAGGCAAATATATTTTAGTCAAATCCCAAAACATGTTTGGCAAGCATTTTTAGCAGTAGAGGACCGAACATTTTTTACACATAATGGAATATCGTATAAAGGTATTATAAGATCAATTTTTATTAATTTGAAATCACGAAAAAAAACACAAGGTGCAAGTACCATTACCCAACAGCTTGCAAGGCTCCTTTTTTTAGATGTGCACAAAACATTTAAACGAAAAATAACAGAAGTAATCTATACGTTCATTTTAGAAAATCATTTTTCCAAAGAGCAGATCCTTGAAGCCTATCTGAATAATGTATATTTTGGTGCTGGAATTTACGGTATTGAAAGCGCAGCACAAGAATTTTGGGGAATTTCCACAGAACAATTTTCAATTGCACAGGCAGCAAGTTTAGCAGCAATTGTACGCCATCCACGATATTACTGTCCATTAATTAATCCAGAAAACACTCTGACAAGACGCAACATTGTTTTAAAAGCAATGCTTGAATGCGGCTATATTACGGATACAGAATACAAAACAAGTATCGTACAGGAGCTTAACGTAAAACCTAAACATCGTGAAGATAGCTATTTATACATTAAAGAGATGGTGAGAGCATTTTGTAAAAAGCAAGGATTTAAGGACCTTTATCATAGTGGTTATCAGATTCGCACAACTATCAAATCAGAAACTCAAAAAAACGCCTATACGATTTTCAAAAAACACTGTTACAGCTTACGCGATCAACTCAAACTACCTATTGATGGGGGACTCCTTTCTCTTAAACCTGATACTGGACAAATACAGGCATTAATCGGTGGTTACGACTTTCATATATCACAGTTTAATCGTGCATGGAATACAAAAAGGCAGATAGGTTCAACACTGAAACCATTTATTTTTGCAGCAGCACTGATTGATGGCAAAAAATTTGAAGACACTGAAATCGATGAACCGATTGAACTAACCATTAACAATAAAATCTGGGCCCCCCAGAACTACAATAAGAAACATGACGGCCTCATGACACGAGCATACGCCTTAGCACGTTCAAATAACATTATTGCAATAAAAACTATGCTATCAACAAATAAAAAAACCTTACTAAATATCATAAACGCTCTTGAACTAGGCCATTTCGAATCAATACAACCGTCAATTGCTCTTGGATGTATTGATTCATCGCTGAAAGATGTTGCACGAATGTTCAATATTTTCGCAAATCAGGGAACCATGGTCGAACCATACTTTATTGAATGGATTAAAAATAGTCGAGGTGAAAAAATCTATCAATCAACAATACCTAAAAAAAACATTCTTCCATTTGCCATTACAAGTAAAGTGAACGCAGTCCTTTCACATGCATTTAAATACATATACAAACTAAACGACTGGAAAGACGGTATTGGCAAAACGGGTACCACAAATGATTGTCGAACCTGCTGGTTTGTCGGCTCCACCCCCGAACTGACAACCGCCATTTATATTGGCTGTGATAATAACCAACCAATGGGCACAAATGTCTATCCCATCAAAACAGTAGTACCTATCTGGAAAGAGTTTTATGCAAGCTTGACCGCACAAAAAACTGCAGCACTTTTTAGCTATGCACACACGCTGAAAAAATACTGTATTGATGTCAAAACTGGAAAAATAGTGCCTGAAAACAACTCAAAAACTATTATGTTGCTTTTATAA
- the prfB gene encoding peptide chain release factor 2, whose product MLLEQICEQLKSIETDITIINAYCHNMNLEQNFKTLEKLTLDESIWQNPNQITLLKEFSQVKNKYEELLHINTMAKDLKELIGLFSQNETELNVISQEARALKSKVKKFKMSLLLHHPNDSHNCYLNINAGAGGTEAQDWASVLLRMYLRFCEQESFQTSMIDYQDGEEAGIKSATLFVKGKNAYGFLKNEHGIHRLVRISPFDSNKRRHTSFAGVMVTPEIAEVSFQIDPKDLRIDTYRASGAGGQHVNKTESAIRITHIPTNIVVQCQVERSQTQNKETAMRMLQSKLAQKYQQEHEEKTLGNIEKKKIEWGSQIRSYVLHPYKMVKDHRTDHESMQPEIVLDGHIMDFIESNLVKNATSY is encoded by the coding sequence ATGCTTTTAGAACAGATTTGCGAACAACTAAAATCAATAGAAACTGATATTACGATCATCAACGCCTATTGCCATAACATGAATCTTGAACAAAATTTTAAAACACTCGAAAAACTTACCTTAGACGAATCTATCTGGCAAAATCCAAACCAGATCACCTTATTAAAAGAATTTTCACAAGTAAAAAATAAATATGAAGAGTTACTTCACATCAATACTATGGCAAAGGATCTCAAAGAACTCATAGGGCTTTTCAGTCAAAATGAAACAGAATTGAACGTTATTTCACAAGAAGCACGCGCATTAAAATCAAAAGTGAAAAAATTCAAAATGAGCCTCTTGCTCCACCATCCGAACGATTCTCATAACTGTTATCTTAATATCAATGCAGGCGCAGGCGGCACAGAAGCACAAGACTGGGCATCTGTACTTTTGCGAATGTATTTAAGGTTTTGCGAACAGGAAAGCTTTCAAACAAGCATGATCGATTATCAAGACGGAGAAGAAGCCGGAATTAAAAGTGCAACTTTGTTTGTAAAAGGTAAAAATGCTTACGGATTTTTAAAAAACGAACATGGAATTCACAGACTAGTCAGAATTTCACCTTTCGACTCAAATAAACGGCGCCACACCTCATTTGCTGGCGTAATGGTCACACCAGAAATTGCAGAAGTCAGTTTCCAGATCGATCCAAAAGATCTACGTATTGATACCTACCGTGCGAGCGGTGCAGGTGGACAACACGTCAATAAAACTGAATCAGCAATTCGCATTACCCATATTCCAACCAATATTGTCGTGCAATGTCAGGTAGAGCGTTCACAAACACAAAACAAGGAAACAGCGATGCGTATGCTACAATCAAAACTAGCACAAAAGTATCAACAGGAGCACGAAGAAAAAACTTTAGGCAACATTGAAAAGAAAAAAATAGAGTGGGGATCGCAGATCAGATCATATGTTTTGCATCCTTATAAGATGGTCAAGGACCACCGAACTGATCATGAATCGATGCAGCCAGAAATTGTACTGGACGGCCACATCATGGATTTTATTGAAAGCAACCTAGTCAAAAATGCAACAAGCTATTAA
- a CDS encoding NYN domain-containing protein, which translates to MKLLIDGYNLLKTIDKNKTLSYDSVNVYCNKLATYLLHKQLEGIIVFDGGMSFLQERSWQKELEILYVGRDRVADTFIKEYLDVYWRQDLLLVSSDRELNEYAQHYGVCSVDVQVFWEFVLAATRSKKKGKVQNTQIIKMTDTENDELDQLMAQVTARDIAYKNDMLEIYESKTDVKHASKTDKKLLQKMKKL; encoded by the coding sequence ATGAAACTTTTAATAGATGGATATAATCTTCTTAAAACTATCGACAAAAATAAAACGCTTTCGTATGATTCTGTGAACGTTTATTGCAATAAACTTGCAACGTATCTCTTACACAAACAGCTTGAAGGTATTATCGTATTTGATGGTGGCATGTCTTTTTTGCAGGAGCGATCATGGCAAAAAGAGCTTGAGATACTTTATGTTGGTCGAGATCGTGTTGCTGATACATTTATTAAAGAATACCTTGATGTCTATTGGCGGCAGGATCTACTGCTTGTCTCTTCTGATCGAGAATTGAATGAATATGCGCAGCATTATGGCGTATGCTCAGTTGATGTGCAGGTGTTTTGGGAGTTTGTGCTTGCTGCCACCAGGTCAAAAAAAAAGGGTAAAGTTCAGAATACACAGATTATCAAAATGACCGATACAGAAAATGATGAGTTAGACCAGCTGATGGCTCAGGTAACCGCAAGAGACATTGCCTATAAAAATGATATGCTTGAAATATATGAATCAAAAACAGATGTAAAACATGCTTCAAAAACAGATAAAAAATTATTACAAAAAATGAAGAAATTATAG
- the gspE gene encoding type II secretion system ATPase GspE, whose amino-acid sequence MYDFIIKQGFATAETIAQAYAAYAGLSVVQSINDEMADLTLLAKVPLKFLRDNVIMPIKKDGAVLVITADPMNFQPLDELNMLMGGSIEYAVATPALIIGSINKYYPLEGTKEVIEELEEEADATETVALEDLGEKDILTMATEAPIIKLVNHILFQAVKQGASDIHIEPFEKEMRVRYRIDGVMYDSMTPPKRIQGALVSRIKIMSNLNIAEKRIPQDGRIAIKVADKAIDLRVSILPVVYGERIVMRLLDKSKTFGQLEDLNMSDRDLKIMLKNVERPNGIIYVTGPTGSGKTSTLYSILGKLNQPDVNIITVEDPVEYQMSGIGQVQVKEKVGMTFAAALRSILRQDPDIVMIGETRDQETAQIAIQAALTGHLVLSTLHTNSAPASITRLIDMGIEPFLIASSVVVVLAQRLIRTLCNDCKKQYVPSADLCERVGLTKDEASKITFYEPVGCEQCSQLGYRGRRAIFEVMEMTPGVAALTMQRADTAVLRQKALQDGMTMLVADGLRAIKFGLTTIEEVLSVATIEMEAEPEENTVPVAEENTK is encoded by the coding sequence ATGTATGATTTTATCATCAAGCAGGGCTTTGCAACGGCTGAAACGATTGCCCAAGCGTATGCGGCCTATGCGGGTCTTTCGGTTGTACAGTCGATTAATGATGAGATGGCAGATTTAACATTGCTTGCCAAAGTTCCTTTGAAGTTTTTGCGTGATAATGTCATTATGCCGATCAAAAAAGATGGGGCAGTGCTTGTGATCACTGCTGATCCGATGAACTTTCAGCCGCTTGATGAGTTGAATATGTTGATGGGTGGATCGATTGAGTATGCGGTTGCCACTCCTGCTCTGATCATCGGTAGCATAAATAAATATTATCCGTTGGAAGGCACCAAAGAGGTTATTGAGGAGCTTGAAGAAGAAGCAGATGCGACTGAAACGGTAGCGCTTGAAGATCTTGGTGAAAAAGACATTTTGACCATGGCAACCGAAGCTCCGATCATCAAGCTGGTTAACCATATTCTTTTTCAGGCGGTCAAACAGGGTGCGTCGGATATTCATATTGAGCCGTTTGAAAAGGAGATGCGTGTTCGTTATCGCATTGATGGTGTGATGTATGATTCGATGACTCCACCAAAACGAATTCAGGGCGCGCTCGTTTCTCGTATCAAAATTATGTCGAATTTAAACATTGCCGAAAAACGGATACCACAGGATGGTCGTATTGCCATCAAAGTTGCAGACAAAGCGATTGATCTGCGCGTTTCGATCTTGCCGGTGGTATATGGTGAACGGATTGTGATGCGTCTGTTGGATAAAAGTAAAACGTTTGGACAGCTTGAAGATCTGAATATGAGTGACCGTGATCTGAAGATCATGCTCAAAAATGTGGAGCGGCCGAACGGTATTATTTATGTGACCGGTCCGACCGGTTCGGGTAAAACATCTACCTTATATTCGATTTTGGGAAAACTTAATCAACCAGACGTTAACATTATCACCGTTGAAGATCCGGTTGAATATCAGATGTCCGGAATAGGACAGGTACAGGTCAAAGAAAAGGTTGGCATGACCTTTGCTGCAGCATTGCGCTCCATTTTGCGTCAAGATCCTGATATTGTCATGATCGGTGAAACGCGTGACCAGGAAACCGCTCAGATTGCAATTCAGGCAGCATTGACCGGTCACTTGGTGTTAAGTACGTTGCATACAAATAGTGCACCTGCATCGATTACTCGGCTGATCGACATGGGTATTGAGCCGTTTTTGATAGCATCTTCGGTTGTCGTGGTGCTTGCACAGCGACTTATTCGCACCTTGTGCAACGATTGCAAAAAACAGTATGTCCCGTCAGCTGATCTGTGTGAAAGAGTTGGTTTAACCAAAGATGAAGCTTCAAAAATAACATTTTATGAACCGGTTGGTTGTGAACAGTGTTCTCAGCTTGGATATCGTGGTCGCCGTGCAATTTTTGAGGTAATGGAGATGACACCGGGGGTTGCTGCGCTGACCATGCAGCGTGCAGATACTGCAGTCCTTCGACAAAAAGCGTTGCAAGATGGTATGACTATGCTGGTGGCAGATGGATTGCGTGCCATAAAATTTGGCTTGACAACGATTGAAGAGGTATTGTCAGTTGCAACCATTGAGATGGAAGCAGAGCCTGAGGAAAACACTGTTCCAGTAGCTGAAGAAAATACAAAGTAG
- a CDS encoding F0F1 ATP synthase subunit gamma — MSQLIAMRQRIKTIKTIQKITHAMRLIAISTHTRLRIKEKIVKNYYTEVEALLNIVSSKIRKNTHPFLKVNTHSSVLLIVIGSQKGLCGNFNTSIMHLTKQIMNQYKNHDFITLGKRTYDFVTNRFGVSPLLYFHAFKNNNTNQLASKIIDFIWNSNSQYQKVIVVNAFAKSFFSQIPQQFDLIPVQNKKLQIEHSNISFLYDQEPTILFDKLLRQYLTALLNCKIFETVIAEHAARFLSMDSATRNAKNILESTQLQYNKLRQAKITRELIELSGNVNNGF; from the coding sequence ATGTCGCAACTTATCGCCATGCGCCAACGAATAAAAACAATTAAAACTATTCAAAAAATAACCCATGCCATGCGTTTAATTGCAATCTCAACGCATACAAGATTACGAATTAAAGAGAAAATAGTCAAAAATTACTACACTGAAGTAGAAGCATTATTGAATATAGTTAGCAGCAAAATCAGAAAAAATACACATCCTTTTTTGAAAGTAAACACGCATTCTTCCGTACTTTTGATTGTCATCGGTTCACAAAAGGGATTATGTGGAAATTTCAATACATCAATTATGCACCTGACAAAGCAGATTATGAATCAGTATAAAAATCATGATTTTATTACTTTAGGAAAACGAACTTATGATTTTGTAACAAATAGATTTGGCGTAAGTCCTCTCCTTTACTTTCATGCCTTCAAAAACAATAATACCAATCAACTGGCAAGCAAAATTATAGATTTCATCTGGAATTCAAATAGCCAATACCAAAAAGTAATTGTTGTCAACGCTTTTGCAAAAAGTTTTTTCAGTCAAATTCCACAACAGTTTGATTTAATTCCTGTGCAAAACAAAAAATTGCAAATAGAGCATAGCAATATAAGCTTTCTTTATGACCAGGAACCAACCATTTTATTTGATAAACTTTTACGCCAATATTTAACTGCATTACTTAACTGTAAAATATTTGAAACAGTCATTGCAGAACATGCTGCCCGTTTTTTGTCGATGGACAGTGCAACAAGAAATGCAAAAAATATTTTAGAATCAACACAGCTACAATATAACAAACTAAGACAAGCAAAAATCACACGTGAATTAATTGAACTATCAGGCAATGTGAACAATGGTTTCTAA